From the genome of Streptomyces sp. V2I9:
AACGTGGACCCGCCGACCGGCACGTGTTCCTTCCAGAACGCGGCGTCCGGCTTCAGCCAGACGTCGTCACCGCGCTTCACGATCTCCACCGAGCCGTCGTCGCCCTGGTCGATTTCGCCCGCGCAGTTCCCCGCACGGTCCAGTGCCAGGTCCACGCTCATGGACCGGCCGCTCCCGTCGACACTGCCCCGCGCGCTCAACCGCAAGGACTTCACGTCGAGCAGGGCATCGCGTGAGCGTTCGACGATCTCCCGCGCGCTCAGCGCGTCGATGTCGTCGTCAGCCCGCGCGAGCGTGCCACTCGTCACGGTGAGAGTGACGGCCGCCACGCCCGCGGCCGCCCGCGTGGCCCACCGGTGTCCGCTCACGTCGCCTCCTCGGAAAGGCCCCGGTCAGGGGCTCAGATTCCGTGACCGGCATGTTCGAGCGTACGCCGGGAGCGGGGACACCGCCCGGTGCGCGTACGGAGAGTGAAGCTCGGCGCTGATTTCGGCCACGCTGCGCGGGCAGAGCTGCCGTGGTCCCGCCCCGGGGCCACCGGCATACGCACCATGAGGGAGAACCGTCATGAACCTGTTCACGGGGACGAGGAGCGAGGGCCGCACGGCTGCGGGGGACCGCTCCCGGTCCGCCCTGCGGGCGCTCGCCGCCGCGGCGACGGCGGTCGCGCTGGCGGTCCCGGTCACCGCCGCGACCGCGACCGCCGCCCCGGCCGCGATTCCGCCCGGCCTCTCCTGCGAGACCGGCAAGCACGCCATCGACGACTACACGGGCTTCGCCCTCTGCCGCAACAACGGCAGCCGGACGCAGGTCTTCTGGGTCCATCTCGTCTGCGGTTGGTCGCCGGACGTCGACGGCGACCGCGTCACGCTCCGGCCCGGCGAGTCCGGCCAGTCCACCGCCCACTGCGGAAGCCTCGGCACCGGGATCGGCGAGATCCATGTCCGCCCGTGACGCCGGAGCCGTGAGTACCTCGTAGAGCCGTGCCGTACCCACCGGCCGTATGCGCAACGGCCGGTGGGTGCCCAGCGGTTGAGCGTGCCGCCTCCTCTCGTTACCCTCCAGTAAGTACGTGGGGGTGCAGCCGGGACGACCGGCCGGCCCCGCGACCCGAGGGAGGCGGCACGCCCATGTCCTCAGCGGAGCCCACCGAAGCGGACCCCACCGCGACCGGGCCGGCCGGGAAGCCCGGTCCACCGGGCACGCCGGTACGGGACCCCGGCCGCGTTCCGTGCCGCGCCGCCCCCGTCCCGCCGCCGCTGCCCGGACTCGCGGAGAGCGCCCGCCGGCTCGCCGGGGGGTCCACCACCTCCACCGCCCTGGTGGCCGACGCCCTCGCCCGTATCGAGGCCACCCAGCCCACCCTCAACGCCTTCCGCCACCTGCGCGCCGAAGCCGCCCTGGCCGAGGCGGCCGAGGCCGATCGCAGGCTCGCGGCAGGGGAGCGGCTGCCGCTCCTCGGCGTACCGGTCGCCGTCAAGGACGACACCGATGTGGCGGGCCTGCCCACCCACTTCGGCTGCGACGGGGAACGGCCCCCGGTCACCGCCGACAGCGAGGCCGTCCGCCGGCTGCGCGCCGCCGGAGCCGTCGTCGTCGGCAAGACCAACTCCTGCGAACTCGGGCAGTGGCCCTTCACCGAAGGGCCCGGCTTCGGAGCCACCCGCAACCCGTGGAACACCGCGCACACACCGGGCGGCTCCTCGGGCGGATCGGCCGCAGCCGTCGCCGCCGGGCTCGTCCCCGCCGCCCTCGGCTCGGACGGCGCCGGTTCCGTCCGCATCCCCGCCGCCTGGACCCATCTCGTCGGCATCAAGCCGCAGCGCGGGCGGATCTCGGTCCACCCGCACAGCGACGCCTTCCAGGGCCTGACGGTGAACGGGCCCCTCGCCCGTACGGTCGCGGACGCCGCGCTGCTGCTGGACGCCGCCGCCGGGGCGCACCCCGAGGACTTCCACCGGCCTCCCGCCGTCCGTGCCGCCGAGGCCGCCCGCCGCGAGCCCGGCCGGCTGCGCATCGCCCTCGCCTGGCGGCCCCCGCTCACCCTCACCGGCGCGGGCCCCGACCCCGAGGTGCGCCGGGCGGTCACCGCGCTCGCCGAGACCCTGGCCCGGCTCGGCCACCACGTCGAGGAGGCCCGCCCCCGATACGGGCTGATCGGTCTCTCCTTCGTGCCGCGCGCCACCGCGGGCATCGCCGAGTTCGCCGCACGCCACCCCGAACCGGCGCTGCTCGACCCGCGCACCCGCAGCGCCCTGCGGACCGGCACCCGGCTCGGTGGTCGGGCGGTGCGGGCCGCCCGCGCCCGCGAGGTGCGCCAGCACCGCCGGATCGGGGCCCTCTTCGACGCCTCCGGGTTCGACGTGCTCCTCACCCCCACCACGGCGGCCCCACCGCCGCGGATCGGCAGGTTCGACGACCTCGGCGCCTGGCGCACCGACCTCGCGATGACCGCCGCCTGTCCGTACGCCTGGCCGTGGAACGTCCTCGGCTGGCCCGGCGTGAACGTCCCGGCCGGTTTCACCCGCTCCGGCCTCCCCGTCGGCGCCCAGCTGCTGGGGCCCTCCCGCGCCGAGGAACGCCTGATCGCGCTCGCCGCCCAGCTGGAGGACGACCTGCGCTGGTACGAGCACCGGCCGCCGATCACGTAACCCTGTGTGGTCGTGCCGTCACAGGCCCCCGTGCGGAGCGTGAAGCCGTGCGGGGGTCTTGTGGAGCCCGGCACGCCGAAGAGATATCTTGATGTCAAGCAATGTTGCAGACGTGGAGCGGAGCACCCGGTGACTGACTCGACCATCATCTATACGCACACCGACGAGGCCCCTGCCCTGGCGACCTACTCGTTCCTGCCCGTCGTCGAGGCCTACGCCTCGACCGCAGGCGTCACGGTCGAGCGCCGTGACATCTCCCTCGCGGGCCGGATCATCGCCAGCTTCCCGGAGCACCTCAAGGCCGAGCAGCGTATCGATGACGCACTCGCCGAGCTGGGCGAGCTGGCCAGGACGCCCGGCGCGAACATCATCAAGCTGCCGAACATCTCGGCGTCGATCCCGCAGCTCAAGGCCGCCATCGCCGAGCTCCAGGGACAGGGCTACGCGCTTCCGGACTACCCGGACGACCCGCGGACCGACGAGGACAAGGACGTCCGCGCCCGGTACGACAAGGTCAAGGGCAGCGCCGTGAACCCGGTGCTGCGCGAGGGCAACTCCGACCGCCGCGCCCCCGCCTCCGTCAAGAACTACGCCAAGGCCCACCCGCACCGCATGGGCGCCTGGACGGCCGACTCGAAGACGAACGTCGCCACCATGGGCGTCGACGACTTCCGCTCCACCGAGAAGTCCGCGGTCATCGCCGAGGACGGCACCCTCCGCATCGAGCTGCACGGCGACGACGGCACCACCACCGTGCTCCGCGACTCCGTACCCGTCCTCAAGGGCGAGGTCGTCGACGCGGCCGTCATGCGCGTCGCCGCGCTGCGCGAGTTCTTCACCGCGCAGGTCGCCCGCGCCAAGGCCGAGGGTGTGCTGTTCTCCGTGCACCTCAAGGCCACCATGATGAAGGTCTCCGACCCGATCATCTTCGGCCACGCGGTCCGCGCCTTCTTCCCGAACACCTTCGCCAAGTACGGCGACCAGCTCGCCGCCGCCGGCCTCACCCCCAACGACGGCCTGGGCGGCATCCTCAAGGGCCTCGACTCGCTGCCGGACGTCGGCGCCGAGATCCAGGCGTCCTTCGAGGCCGAGCTGGCCGAGGGCCCGGCCCTCGCCATGGTCGACTCCGACAAGGGCATCACCAACCTGCACGTCCCCAGCGACGTCATCGTCGACGCCTCCATGCCCGCCATGATCCGCACCTCGGGTCACATGTGGGGCCCGGACGGCAACGAGGCCGACACCATCGCCGTCCTCCCGGACAGCAGCTACGCCGGTGTCTACCAGGTCGTCATCGACGACTGCCGCGCCAACGGCGCCTTCGACCCGGCCACCATGGGCTCGGTGCCCAACGTCGGTCTGATGGCGCAGAAGGCCGAGGAGTACGGCAGCCACGACAAGACCTTCGAGATCCCCGCCACCGGCACCGTGCGCGTCGTCGACGCGAGCGGCGCGGTCGTGCTGGAGCAGGCCGTCGGCGCCGGCGACATCTTCCGGATGTGCCAGACCAAGGACGCGCCGATCCAGGACTGGGTCAAGCTCGCCGTCACCCGTGCCCGCGCCACCGGCAACCCGGCCGTCTTCTGGCTGGACGAGACCCGCGCGCACGACGCCAACCTGATCGCCAAGGTGAAGACGTACCTCGCCGACCACGACACCGACGGCCTGGACATCACCGTCAAGTCCCCGGTCGAGGCCACCGCCTTCTCCCTGGAGCGCATCCGCCGCGGCGAGGACACCATCTCCGTCACCGGCAACGTGCTGCGCGACTACCTCACGGACCTCTTCCCGATCCTGGAGCTCGGCACCAGCGCGAAGATGCTCTCCGTCGTCCCGCTGATGAACGGCGGCGGCCTCTTCGAGACCGGCGCGGGCGGCTCGGCCCCCAAGCACGTCCAGCAGCTCGTCAAGGAGAACTACCTCCGCTGGGACAGCCTGGGCGAGTTCCTGGCCCTCGCGGTCAGCTTCGAGCACCTGGCCACCACCACGGACAACGCGCGGGCCCAGGTCCTCGCGGACACCCTGGACCGGGCGACGGGCACCTTCCTCAACGAGGACAAGTCCCCGAGCCGCCGCCTCGGCGGCATCGACAACCGCGGCAGCCACTTCTACCTGGCCCTCTACTGGGCGCAGGAGCTGGCGCGGCAGACCGACGACGCCAAGCTCGCCGAGGCGTTCGCGCCGCTCGCCAAGACGCTGGCCGAGCAGGAGGAGACCATCGTCGCCGAGCTGATCGCGGTGCAGGGCTCCCCGGCCGAGATCGGCGGCTACTACCAGCCCGACCCGGCCAAGGCCGCCGAGATCATGCGCCCGTCCGCCACGTTCAACCGGGCGATCGCGTCCCTCGCCTGACGTGAGGTGAGGCGGACACGTCCGCCTCTCGCCCCACCTGCCCCGCCCCGGCCGGCCCCGCGCCCGCCGGGGCGGGGTGCGTCCGGGGCCCGTACGGGTGAGCAGGGCAATCCGCGGGCCCCACGGTTCCGAATGAGGACCGTGAGGATCGAACGGACAGCCCTGACCCGCAACGCTCTCGCCGCCCTGAGCGGACTCCTCGCGGGGTTCGCCGCCCTGGCCGTCGCCGAACTCGTCTCGGCGGCCGTCAGGCCCGAGGCGGGCCCCCTGACAGCGGTCGGCGGGGCGGCCATCGACCGGACGCCCGTCCAGGTGAAGGACTGGGCGATCCGCACCTTCGGAGAGAACGACAAGGCCGTCCTCCAACTCGGCATCGTCGCCACGCTCGCCCTCCTCGCCGTCGCCATCGGCCTGCTGGCCCTGCGCCACCGGCGCACCGGCTCCCTCGCCGTCCTGGTCTTCGGCGTGGTCGGCACGGCCGCCGCCGTCAGCCGCCCGGACTCCACGGGCCTCGTGGACGGGTTGCCGTCGCTGGTGGGCGCGGTCGCCGGGGCCGTCCTGCTGTACGTCCTCGCCGGCAGGCTCACGACCCCGCGCAGGGGCCCCACCGGGTCGCCGGACGAGGAGAGCGGCTGGGACCGGCGCGGGTTCCTGGTCGCCGCCACCGCCGCGGCCGCCGCCTCCACGGCGGCGGGGGCCGTCGGCCGGACGCTCAACGGGCGCAGCGCCCGGGACGCCGTCGCCTCCCGCGACGCCGTACGGCTGCCCGCCCCGGCCTCGCCCGCCGAGCCGATCCCGGCGGGCGCGCGGCCGAGGGTGCCAGGTCTCGCCCCGTTCACCACCCCCGGCAAGACGTTCTACCGGGTGGACACCGCGCTCGTGGTCCCCAAGGTCGACGCGACCACCTGGCGGCTGCGCATCCACGGCAAGGGCGTGCGCCGGGACCTGGAGTTCACCTACCAGGACCTGTTGTCCCGCCCTCTGATCGAACGCGAGATCACCCTGTGCTGCGTCTCCAACGAGGTCGGCGGCCCTTACATCGGCCACGCCCGGTGGATCGGCGTCCGCCTCGCGGGCCTCCTCAAGGAGGCAGGTGTGAAGCCGCCGTCCCGGGGCGGCCGGGCGGACCAGATCATCGCCCGCTCGGTGGACGGCATGACGCTCGGCACCCCTGTCGAGGACGTCATGGACGGGCGGGACGCGCTGCTGGCCCTCGGCATGAACGGCGAACCGCTGCCCTTCGTCCACGGGTTCCCCGTCCGCATGCTCGTGCCCGGTCTGTACGGGTACGTCTCGGCCTGCAAGTGGATCGAGGACATCGAGCTGACCACCTTCGCCGCCTACGACGCGTACTGGGTGAAGCGGTCGTGGGGCGCGGGAGGCCCCCGTCAAGACCCAGTCCCGCATCGACACCCCCAAGCCCTTCGCCCGCCCGGAGGCCGGTACGGTCATGGTCGCCGGAGTGGCCTGGGCCCAGTACCGGGGCATCGAGAAGGTCGAGATCCGGGTGGACGACGGCCCCTGGCGGCCGGCGCAACTGGCCGACCGGGCCACCGTCGACACCTGGCGTCAGTGGTCCTACCCGTGGAAGGCGGCCCCCGGCAGCCACACGCTCACCGTCCGCGCCACGGACGGGACGGGCGAGACACAGACCGAGAAGCGCACCGGGACCGTCCCGGACGGGGCGAGCGGATGGCACTCCGTGGTCGTCACCGTCGACTGATCCGGGACGCGCCGGACGCCGGGTACGCCCCGCACCGCACGCACAGTCCGGGCGGCACGCACGGTCGCCACCTGGTCCCGGCTCAACTCCCGTGCGGCGGAGGCGAGATCGGACGGCGTGCCGTCGGCCGGGCGGCGGCCCCGCCCGAGCGGTACCTGACCGCGCCCGCGCAGCAGGTCGAAGAGTCCCTCCGGGTACGCGGCGAGGTCCCCGGCGGGACCGCCGGAGTGCGGGGCCCGGTCGCCCGGCCGGGGCGCCACACCGTCGCCGCCCGACGCCCCGGCCGCCTCCGCCTGCCGCGCGGCGGTCAGCCCTCCGCGGGCGCCGGAGGCCGGGTCATCGCCCACCGGATCGTTCCGGTCAGGGCCTTCCCGGCGGGCCGTACGCAGATCTCCTCGACCCCCGGAACCCGAGGCAGCCGCAGCTGCTTCCTGGCCCACGGCGGCAGTGTGGACACGGCGTTGGCGGCGAGCACCGCGTACGGGGGACGGGCCGGCCAGGGCAGCGGCGGGCGCGACAGGATGAAGCGGGCTGCGTCCAGCGCCTCACGGGCCGCGCGCAGCTCCGGCCGGTAGGCGGCGATCCGGGCGGCCAGCTTCGCGCGATCGTGCGGCGGGTCGGGGACGCCGAGCGCGTGGGCGACCGTCGCCATGTCGTGGATGTAGCCGTCGCACCCCGCACCGTCCAACGGCCGTGCCCCGTACCGCTGATGGGCGCGCAGGAAACTGTCCACCTCCGCGACGTGCACCCAGCACAGCAGGTGCGGGTCGGCCGCGTGGTACGGCTCACCGGAGGACGAGAACCCGCGGACCCCCTCGTGCACGGCCCGTACCCGGTCCACCGCCTCCCGCGCGTGGTCGGCCGTGCCGGAGGTGGTGACGGCCAGGAACGTGCTGGTCCGCTGGAGCCGCCCCCACGGATCGCTCCGGAACCCCGAGTGGCCCGCGACGGCCGCCATGGCGAGGGGGTGCAGCGACTGGAGGAGCAGGGCCCGCAGCCCTCCGATGAACATGGACGCGTCCCCGTGGACCCGGCGCACCGGCCGGTCCGGGCCGAACCACCGGGGGCCGGGGGTGTCGTGGATACGGGCCCGGTTCTCCGGCCCGGAAGGCCCCGCCACCCGCGCGAACAGGATTCTCCCGAGCCGTTCCCGCAGTCCTGAGCCCGCCGCCTCGACCATGTGTCCCAGTATGCTGGGGGGCCGCCGCACGGGCCCGGCCTCCGACAGCTCCTATGGCACCCGCGCCGTCCACTCCGGCGTCGTGAACTTCGTCCGTACCAGCTCCTCGGCGCGTGCCAGCTCCGCCGGCGTCACGCTGCCGGCCGTCAGCCCGTGCCGCCGACGGAACGAGTCGATCATGCGCTCGATCACGGTCCGGCGGGGCAGTCCGGTCTGCCGCCGCAGCGGATCGACGCGCTTCTTCGCCGACGGGGTGCCCTTGTCCGACATCTTCTCCTTGCCGATGCGGAGGACCTCCAGCATCTTGTCGGCGTCGATGTCGTACGCCATCGTCACGTGGTGCAGGACGGCCCCCGGCCCGCCGTCCGGCCCCACCACCCGCTTCTGGGCCGCCCCGGCGATCTTGCCGACCTCGGTGGCGATGTCGTTGAGCGGCTGGTACCACGCCTTGATGCCCATGTCAGCGAGGGCTTCCAGGACCCAGTCGTCCAGGTAGGCGTAACTGTCGGCGAACGACAGCCCGGAGACCAGGGACTGGGGGACGGCCAGCGAGTAGGTGATGGTGGAGCTGGGCTCCGCGAACATCGCGCCGCCGCCGGAGATACGGCGTACGACATCCACGCCGTGCCGCTCGACGCCCGCCGGGTCCACCTCGTTGCGCAGCGACTGGAAGCTGCCGATGATCACGGCGGGGGAGTCCCACTCCCAGACCCGCAGCGTCGGCGGCCGCAGCCCCGCCGCGACCTCGGCGGTGATCACCTCGTCGAGCGCCATGTGCAGCGCGGGCGACTGCGGGGCGTCGTGGATCAGCTGCCAGTCGTGGTCGCTCCACTCCGTGGCCTGCGTGAGCGCCCGGCGTACGGCGACGGCCACGCCCTCCGCGCTCAGCCCGAGCATCACCGTCGAGTCGGGCAGTGCCGCCTCGATCCGGGCCGCGAGCCCGGCCGTGTCGGTGGTGGCCGGTGCGCCCCCTCCAGCCCCGCGTCGATGGCGAGGATCGCCTCGTCGGGTTCGAGGAAGAAGTCCCCGGCGACGCGGACGTTCCGCAGCGCCCCGCCCTCCACGTCCAGGTCCACCACGACCAGCTTGCCGCCGGGAACCTTGTACTCACCGTGCACCGCGCCGCCTCCAGTTCCTGGGTCCGTTGCGAGGTCCCGGCTCTCCGGACGAGCCGGACACCCACGGGTACAACGCCCATCAGTGTACGGATCATCCCCGGCCCGCCGTTTCCGGAAGGCCGCGGAGCGGCACCCCGCGTCGGCCGCCGACGACACCGACGACGCCGAAACGTTCGCACGGGTCATCGCCCTGTACGGCCCCTCCCTGCTCCACCGCCGCTATCCGCAGCTCGCCCCGCCCTCGCCCCGCACGGCCCTCATGGAAGCACCCGCACGTCGGGGCCCGGCGGCGGTCCGTGGGCCGGCGACGACGGGGGGTGCGGGGCGAGCTGCGGCGACCGACCGGCGGACGGCGGCACGTACCGTCCGCCCCGCCCCTCCGTCCCCGGACACCACGTGCGGCGTCGCTGCGGGCTGCCCGCCCTGGCATGATCGGCCGGCATGAGCGAAGCGCCCCGCCACATCCTCGTCATCGGCATGGGGGCCGGCGACCCCGACCATCTGACCCTCGCCGCGGTGAAGGCCATCCGCCGGGCCGACGTCTTCTTCGTCCTGGGCAAAGGCGCGGAGAAGGACGCGCTGACCCGGCTGCGGCGGGACGTCCTCGACGAACACCTCCCCGGCCCCTACCGCGTCGTCGAGGCCGAGGACCCGTGGCGGGACCGCACCCAGCGGGACGGCGGCCGTTACGCCTCGGCGGTGCAGGACTGGCGGCGCCGCCGGGCCGACATCTGCGAGGGCCTGATCGCCGACGAGCTGGCGCCGGGGCGGACCGGCGCCTTCCTGGTGTGGGGCGACCCGTCCCTGTACGACAGCACGCTCGCGATCCTGGACGACATCCGCGGGCGGGGAACGGTCGCCTTCGACCACGAGGTGATCCCCGGCGTCAGCAGCGTCTCGGCCCTCGCCGCCCGGCACCGCGTGACCCTGAACCGGGTCGGCCGCCCCCTCCACATCACCCCCGGCCGACGGCTCGCCCGGGGGTACCCCGACGACTGCGACCTCGTCGTGATGCTCGACGGCCACGAGACCTTCACCCACCTGGTGGGCGAGGGGTGGTGGATCCACTGGGGCGCCTACGTCGGGACCCCGGACGAGATCCTCGTCTCCGGGCCGCTCGACGAGGTGGCGGGCCGGATCAGCCGGCTGCGCGCGGAAGCCCGCGAACGGCACGGCTGGATCATGGACACCTATCTGCTGCGGCAGGGCCCCGCCGGAGCGGACGGGGAGGGCCGCCCGGCGGAAGGCGCGGACGGCCCGGCGGACGGTCCGCCCGGCTGACCGGACCCGGTCAGCGGCGGGACTCGTGCTCCCTGATGACGCCGAGACCGTGGCCGAGGCTCGGGCACTCGGCCGTCAGGTCGTCGCCGCGCACCAGGTAGTCGTGGACTCTGCCGTCCGTCGGCCGCTCGACCGCTCGGTACTGCGTGCCGTTCACGGTGATCGTCCAGTCGTCGCCGTCCTGGGCCCACCCGACTGTCTTCTTCATAGGGCGTTTTCCGTTTCTCGAATCGGCCTGCCGTGGGTCGGCGGCCGTGTAGTGGCAAGAAGAACGGCTTGTGACGCTCTGCGGTTCCGCAGTCCCTACGCCATTCGGTTACATCTGGGTCACTGTCATGTCCAGCCGATCGCGGCGAGTTGACCAGGGGTCAGCATCCGGCTGACGGACATCCGCCTGGACGGGGAACGCGGAGAATCCTTGTCCGTTCCCCACCGCCCGCGGGGTGGACACCTGAACAACGGCGAACGTCTCGGCGGGGCGGCCGGTGCGGCGGGTCCGTCCTGTCGCCCGGACCGGGCGTCGCCGGAGGGAACCCGGTGGGGACCTCGCCCGACCACGTCGTCACCGCACCGGGCGGGGCGCCGCGCCGTGCCGGGCGGCGGAGGCGGGACCCGCCAACTCGGCTGCCGGGTAAGCGAAGTAGCCTCCATGACTCGGCGGGTCGCTCGTCACCGACACCGCAATAGTTAGGTTAGCCTAACCAGCAAATCCCCGGCGGCGGATCGTTCCGCCTCCGGGGTCGCCCCGCGCGCCGAACCCGCATCCGTACGCCCGCACGACGACCGAAGGTCTTCACCATGCCGCCTGCTTCGCTCCCGCTCCCCGGTGCGCCCTCCGCGGAGCGTGGGGAGTGAGCGCCGGTACGCCGTCGGTCCCCGGCGCGGAAAGCGTACGGGGACGTCTCGTCGCGGGCGGTGCGCACGGGCCGGAGAGCCTGCGGTCCCTCACCGCCATCGTCCTGGACGCGCTGGAGGGCGCCGCCTCGGCGCGGGGCGGGCCGCTGCCCTCCGGAGGGCCCGAGGCCGTGGCCCGGAGCACCCGCGCCCTCTGCGCCCCGGTCCTGCCCGAGGAGGGTGTCGGCCCCGAAGCCGCGCTCGCGGACGTGGTCCGCGCGGTCGCCGAGGGGGCCGCCGACCCGGCCGATCCCGCCTGCGTCGCCCACCTGCACTGCCCGCCGCTCGCCGTGGCCGTCGCGGCGGACCTGGCCGGGGCGGCCCTCAACCCCTCCCTGGACTCCTGGGACCAGGCACCCGCCGCCGGGGTGATCGAGGAGCTGACCACGGCCGCACTGGCCCGGCTCGTCCACCCCGCCGCCCCCGCCCCGGACGCGCTCATCACCAGCGGCGGCACCGAGTCCAACCTGGTGGCCCTGCTCCTCGCCCGCGAACGTGCGGCCCCCGGCGCCCTCCGGGTGGTGACCGGCGCCAACGCCCACCACAGCGTCCACCGCGCCGCCTGGATGCTCGGCCTGCCCGCCCCGGCCATCGTCGCCTGCCGCGACGGCCGGATCGACCCGGCCGCCCTCGACCGCGCTCTGTCCGGCCTCGCCGGAGCACCGCTGCTGGTCGTCGCCACCGCCGGGACCACCGACGAGGGACGCATCGACCCGCTCCCGGAGATCGCCCGGATCGCCGGACAGCGCGGGGCCCGGCTCCACGTGGATGCCGCGTACGGCGGTCCGCTGCTGTTCAGCGATCGGCTGGCCCCGCAGCTGGCGGGACTGGAGCGCGCCGACTCCGTCACCTTCGACCTGCACAAACTCGGCTGGCAGCCGGTCGCCGCCGGGGTGCTGGCCGTCGCGGACGCCGCGACGCTCGCACCGCTGGCCCTGCGCGCCGACTACCTCAACGCCGACGACGACACCGAGGCCGGACTCCCGGACCTGCTGGGCCGCTCGATCCGCACCACCCGACGCCCCGACGCCCTGAAGATGGCCGTCACCTTCCGGGCGCTCGGACGCCGGGGACTCGGCGCCCTGGTGGAGCACTGCGTACGTACGGCCCACGAATTCGGCCGGGCGATCGACGAACGCCCCGCGTTGCGCCGCCGCCCCGGCGACATCGGGATCAGCACCGTCCTGTTCCGCCCCGCCGTGGCCGACGCACTGTCCGACGAGGCAGGAGACGCCGTGGTCGCCGCCGTCCGCCGCGCCCTCCTCACCGAGGGACGCGCCGTCCTCGGCCGCGCCCGCGCGGAGGACGGGGACGGCCGTAGCCGACTGTGGCTGAAGGCCACCCTGCTGCACCCGACCGCCGCGACCGCCGACCTGCTGCCGCTCCTGGACCTCGTCACGGCGGTGGCGGACCGCGCCGTGGGCGACGCGGTGGCGGCCGAAGGTACCGACGTCCCCGCGGCGGAAAGGCTGTCGCCATGACGTCGACGACGCGTACGACCCACGCGGGACGAACTCGGTCCGT
Proteins encoded in this window:
- a CDS encoding amidase; amino-acid sequence: MSSAEPTEADPTATGPAGKPGPPGTPVRDPGRVPCRAAPVPPPLPGLAESARRLAGGSTTSTALVADALARIEATQPTLNAFRHLRAEAALAEAAEADRRLAAGERLPLLGVPVAVKDDTDVAGLPTHFGCDGERPPVTADSEAVRRLRAAGAVVVGKTNSCELGQWPFTEGPGFGATRNPWNTAHTPGGSSGGSAAAVAAGLVPAALGSDGAGSVRIPAAWTHLVGIKPQRGRISVHPHSDAFQGLTVNGPLARTVADAALLLDAAAGAHPEDFHRPPAVRAAEAARREPGRLRIALAWRPPLTLTGAGPDPEVRRAVTALAETLARLGHHVEEARPRYGLIGLSFVPRATAGIAEFAARHPEPALLDPRTRSALRTGTRLGGRAVRAARAREVRQHRRIGALFDASGFDVLLTPTTAAPPPRIGRFDDLGAWRTDLAMTAACPYAWPWNVLGWPGVNVPAGFTRSGLPVGAQLLGPSRAEERLIALAAQLEDDLRWYEHRPPIT
- a CDS encoding NADP-dependent isocitrate dehydrogenase, producing the protein MTDSTIIYTHTDEAPALATYSFLPVVEAYASTAGVTVERRDISLAGRIIASFPEHLKAEQRIDDALAELGELARTPGANIIKLPNISASIPQLKAAIAELQGQGYALPDYPDDPRTDEDKDVRARYDKVKGSAVNPVLREGNSDRRAPASVKNYAKAHPHRMGAWTADSKTNVATMGVDDFRSTEKSAVIAEDGTLRIELHGDDGTTTVLRDSVPVLKGEVVDAAVMRVAALREFFTAQVARAKAEGVLFSVHLKATMMKVSDPIIFGHAVRAFFPNTFAKYGDQLAAAGLTPNDGLGGILKGLDSLPDVGAEIQASFEAELAEGPALAMVDSDKGITNLHVPSDVIVDASMPAMIRTSGHMWGPDGNEADTIAVLPDSSYAGVYQVVIDDCRANGAFDPATMGSVPNVGLMAQKAEEYGSHDKTFEIPATGTVRVVDASGAVVLEQAVGAGDIFRMCQTKDAPIQDWVKLAVTRARATGNPAVFWLDETRAHDANLIAKVKTYLADHDTDGLDITVKSPVEATAFSLERIRRGEDTISVTGNVLRDYLTDLFPILELGTSAKMLSVVPLMNGGGLFETGAGGSAPKHVQQLVKENYLRWDSLGEFLALAVSFEHLATTTDNARAQVLADTLDRATGTFLNEDKSPSRRLGGIDNRGSHFYLALYWAQELARQTDDAKLAEAFAPLAKTLAEQEETIVAELIAVQGSPAEIGGYYQPDPAKAAEIMRPSATFNRAIASLA
- a CDS encoding oxygenase MpaB family protein, with translation MVEAAGSGLRERLGRILFARVAGPSGPENRARIHDTPGPRWFGPDRPVRRVHGDASMFIGGLRALLLQSLHPLAMAAVAGHSGFRSDPWGRLQRTSTFLAVTTSGTADHAREAVDRVRAVHEGVRGFSSSGEPYHAADPHLLCWVHVAEVDSFLRAHQRYGARPLDGAGCDGYIHDMATVAHALGVPDPPHDRAKLAARIAAYRPELRAAREALDAARFILSRPPLPWPARPPYAVLAANAVSTLPPWARKQLRLPRVPGVEEICVRPAGKALTGTIRWAMTRPPAPAEG
- the cobF gene encoding precorrin-6A synthase (deacetylating): MSEAPRHILVIGMGAGDPDHLTLAAVKAIRRADVFFVLGKGAEKDALTRLRRDVLDEHLPGPYRVVEAEDPWRDRTQRDGGRYASAVQDWRRRRADICEGLIADELAPGRTGAFLVWGDPSLYDSTLAILDDIRGRGTVAFDHEVIPGVSSVSALAARHRVTLNRVGRPLHITPGRRLARGYPDDCDLVVMLDGHETFTHLVGEGWWIHWGAYVGTPDEILVSGPLDEVAGRISRLRAEARERHGWIMDTYLLRQGPAGADGEGRPAEGADGPADGPPG
- a CDS encoding aminotransferase class V-fold PLP-dependent enzyme, which codes for MSAGTPSVPGAESVRGRLVAGGAHGPESLRSLTAIVLDALEGAASARGGPLPSGGPEAVARSTRALCAPVLPEEGVGPEAALADVVRAVAEGAADPADPACVAHLHCPPLAVAVAADLAGAALNPSLDSWDQAPAAGVIEELTTAALARLVHPAAPAPDALITSGGTESNLVALLLARERAAPGALRVVTGANAHHSVHRAAWMLGLPAPAIVACRDGRIDPAALDRALSGLAGAPLLVVATAGTTDEGRIDPLPEIARIAGQRGARLHVDAAYGGPLLFSDRLAPQLAGLERADSVTFDLHKLGWQPVAAGVLAVADAATLAPLALRADYLNADDDTEAGLPDLLGRSIRTTRRPDALKMAVTFRALGRRGLGALVEHCVRTAHEFGRAIDERPALRRRPGDIGISTVLFRPAVADALSDEAGDAVVAAVRRALLTEGRAVLGRARAEDGDGRSRLWLKATLLHPTAATADLLPLLDLVTAVADRAVGDAVAAEGTDVPAAERLSP